The genomic segment CCGAGCGACTTGGACATCTTCGCGCTGTCGATGTTCACGAAGCCGTTGTGGATCCAGTACCGGACGAAGGGCTGGTCGGTGGCGGCCTCGGACTGCGCGATCTCGTTCTCGTGGTGCGGGAAGATGAGGTCCTGACCGCCGCCGTGGACGTCGAAGGTCTCGCCGAGGTACTTCATGGACATGGCCGAGCACTCGATGTGCCATCCCGGCCGGCCCCGGCCCCACGGGCTGTCCCACCACGGCTCCCCCGGCTTCGAGGCCTTCCAGAGGGCGAAGTCGAGCGGATCACGCTTTCGCTCGTCGACCTCGACCCGGGCGCCCGCCTGGAGGTCCTCGAGCTCGCGGCCCGACAGCCGCCCGTAGCGCGGAAACCGGCGCACTGCGAAGTAGACGTCGCCGTCGACCGTGTAGGCCATCCCGGCGGTCAGGAGACGCTCGATCAGGGCGATCATCTCCGGGATGTGCTCGGTCGCCCGCGGGGCGTATCCGGGCCGCTCGGGCGGCGCCACCCCGAGCCAGGCCATGTCCTCCTGGTAGGCCCGGATGTACCGCTCGGTCAGGCTTCGCCAGTCTTCGCCCGTCTCGGCGGCCCGGGCGATGATCTTGTCCTCCACGTCGGTGAAGTTCTTCACGAAGCGGACCCGGTAGCCGCGGAAGGTCAGGTAGCGCCGGATCACGTCGAAGACGAGGGCGCTCCGGGCGTGGCCGACGTGGGCCTGGTCGTAGGCGGTCACGCCGCAGACGTACATCCCGATCTGACCCGGCGTGAGGGGAACGATCTCCTCCTTCTGGCGAGTCAGCGAGTTGTAGACGTGCAGGCTCACCCGGCCACCTCCACCAGCGCCACCGCCATCGCCGCGATGCCCTCGTGCCGCCCGAGCGCACCGAGGCCCTCGGCGTGCTTGGCCTTGACACTCACCCGGCCCGGCTCGAGGGTCAGCGTGGCCGCCAGCCGCTTCTGCATGGCGTCGAGCCACTCCCCGAGACGCGGGCTCTCGGCGACGATCGTGGCGTCGATGTTGACGACCCGCCCCCCGTGGGCCCGGACCCGCGCCAGGACC from the Candidatus Methylomirabilota bacterium genome contains:
- the cysS gene encoding cysteine--tRNA ligase gives rise to the protein MSLHVYNSLTRQKEEIVPLTPGQIGMYVCGVTAYDQAHVGHARSALVFDVIRRYLTFRGYRVRFVKNFTDVEDKIIARAAETGEDWRSLTERYIRAYQEDMAWLGVAPPERPGYAPRATEHIPEMIALIERLLTAGMAYTVDGDVYFAVRRFPRYGRLSGRELEDLQAGARVEVDERKRDPLDFALWKASKPGEPWWDSPWGRGRPGWHIECSAMSMKYLGETFDVHGGGQDLIFPHHENEIAQSEAATDQPFVRYWIHNGFVNIDSAKMSKSLG
- the ispF gene encoding 2-C-methyl-D-erythritol 2,4-cyclodiphosphate synthase; this translates as MTRVGFGFDVHPFAAGRPLVLGGVEVPAERGLGGHSDADVLTHAVADALLGALALGDLGRHFPDSDPRYRGAASLPLLAEVLARVRAHGGRVVNIDATIVAESPRLGEWLDAMQKRLAATLTLEPGRVSVKAKHAEGLGALGRHEGIAAMAVALVEVAG